A genomic stretch from Leishmania donovani BPK282A1 complete genome, chromosome 36 includes:
- a CDS encoding phosphoglycerate mutase family member 5, putative, with protein MSFTFRRFLCSVGIGFAASPLLRGAAVALCETVKPAAPPGMGSAAHISANGLANHLFDEDPLPTKEELQYVKTWGVPWVEDWDRPGNRGIRADRSASHQRQVIMIRHGQYGNEGVNDDKIHRLTPLGERQARETGVYLRRLFEESDKRKKLNAIYRQARRAYKQAKNDGASEEQLTQLERKMDEARLVLCGAGGILVDAMPMAVHVSDMTRAKQTADLILEAFPEDVRLRKDVDPQLRERIPCAVQPVRPFTPSAEDMHVAEAVFERYFHRPVESGTSVEIIVGHANMIRYLTMRALQLPPEAWLRTSLPHCSVTTITIRGTGHVSLVGMGSYGHLPPDMVTVSNVK; from the coding sequence ATGTCTTTTACCTTCCGCCGGTTTCTTTGCAGTGTTGGGATCGGCTttgccgcgtcgccgctccTTCGGGGAGCGGCCGTGGCTCTATGCGAGACTGTGAAacccgcggcgccgcccggCATGGGCAGTGCCGCTCACATATCCGCCAACGGCCTTGCGAACCACCTCTTCGACGAAGATCCGCTACCGACaaaggaggagctgcagtaCGTCAAGACGTGGGGTGTGCCATGGGTGGAAGATTGGGATCGTCCAGGGAATCGCGGAATCAGAGCGGACCGCAGTGCGTCCCATCAGCGTCAGGTCATCATGATCCGCCACGGTCAGTACGGCAACGAAGGCGTCAATGACGACAAAATCCATCGACTCACTCCGCTGGGCGAGCGACAAGCCCGCGAGACCGGTGTTTACCTGCGCAGGCTCTTTGAGGAGAGCGATAAGCGGAAGAAGCTCAACGCCATCTACCGTCAGGCTCGGCGAGCCTACAAACAGGCAAAGAATGACGGCGCCTCTGAGGAGCAGTTGACTCAGCTGGAGAGGAAGATGGACGAGGCGCGTCTGGTGCtgtgcggcgctggtggcatCTTGGTCGATGCGATGCCGATGGCGGTGCATGTCTCGGACATGACCCGTGCAAAGCAGACCGCAGACTTAATTCTAGAAGCGTTCCCAGAAGACGTGCGGCTACGTAAGGACGTGGACCCGCAGTTGCGAGAGCGCATTCCATGCGCCGTGCAGCCAGTGCGCCCCTTCACCCCCTCCGCAGAGGACATGCACGTCGCCGAGGCCGTCTTTGAGCGGTACTTTCACCGGCCCGTCGAGTCTGGCACCTCTGTCGAGATCATCGTGGGCCACGCCAACATGATTCGCTATCTCACCATGCGGGCACTACAGCTGCCTCCCGAGGCGTGGCTGCGCACCTCGCTGCCCCACTGCAGCGTCACAACCATTACGATTCGCGGCACCGGTCATGTGAGCTTGGTCGGTATGGGCTCATACGGCCACCTTCCTCCGGACATGGTGACGGTCTCGAACGTCAAGTAG